Within the Glycine soja cultivar W05 chromosome 3, ASM419377v2, whole genome shotgun sequence genome, the region AGGAtaatatccttttttattttattcagtgTACATGATGTGATCATTTAACCTCACATCTTATAAAAATCAGATCAAAACCAAAATCTGAACCTAAACCACTCTACCAATATTAAACCCTATTCAACAAGAATTGCAACACAACATACACTAatggtgttcaattttgagctccCACCAATGCCATGTGCTCTATAAGGTCCAATACTCGGTTGCTGCAACAAAAACCAttcaaaaatatcaattaaaggTCCGCATGAACAGAAATTTCTGCACTCTACATACACAAAATGCACACATACCTGTAACCCCACTCATTGTCATACCACGAAACCAGCTTAACAAAGGAAGCACTTAGTGCAATGCCAGCCTTGGCATCAAAGATACTTGACCTGGAGAAAAGAATTCATTTTGAACAAGTCATTTacttaaataataatacatCCAAATGAGTAAATTCTAACTAGGGAAAGAGAAATGAAGGTTCAATTTTCTTCTGTGCAAATTACAAATGTTTTAAACACAGGAGTAAATGTGTCAACCAACTGGGTATCTCAGGTTCTATGGTGTCTCACTTCCCAACCAGGAAAGTAATTCAGCAAAGCTTTAAAGGTAATATAGCAGAACATAACGTACCTTGAATCACCAACAAAGTCATTAGAGACAACATCCTCGTCTGTGTACCCAAGGATACCTTTCAGTGGTCCCTCTGAGGCATACCTTCATATTTTTCAGTAGCAAAGTCATAGAAATCAAGCAAAAGGTTAGTACAGAACAATCACAGCAGAGTGgagaccaaaaaacaaaaacgcaATAGACATACTTTATTGCTGCTTTAACATCTTCATAGGAAGCATTCTTCTTAAGCCGGCAAGTCAAGTCCACCACAGAAACATTGGGAGTCGGTACACGGAATGCCATCCCAGTGAGTTTCCCATTTAGCTCAGGAAGAACTTTCCCAACGGCCTgtgattttataaaacaaaccCAATCTCATATACCAGCACTGAAAATAGTAAGCATAAAATCTGTGTCCATCCATCTTGTACCTTCGCAGCACCAGTTGAACTTGGAATTATATTTTGAGCTGCCCCTCTTCCTCCTCGCCAATCCTTCATAGAAGGACCATCTACGGTCTTTTGTGTtgctgagaaaaaaaaagatttggatGTTACCAATGCCACAAGTGAAACATAAAGGGATGGTTTGACCGCATGAGTAAATGAAACTAGAGGCTACAATTAGCAATTTTGGAAGAGACCTGTTGTTGCATGTACCGTTGTCATCAAACCTTCAACTATTCCAAACTCTTCATTAACCACCTGATGAATAACTTATATAGGGAAAGTTAGATGCATCTATGCAAGTTTCCAATAGGACAGAGAGGGGAGAGCACCATGTTAAAACCTTTATATagaccaattttttttctaacacaaTGCCCCAATATGATATGCCCTCAGGTTTACATATGTATGTGTTGGCTGAGACAAATAACACCGGGTCACAtatttttcattcaaataaCTTATATATTCAGATAGATCAGCATTAAGTCCATTATGTTCACTTAAAAAGGATCTATCTCAGTAGAATATACTTAATTAAGAAGGTTAATGTGGCAGTATAAattgaagaatagaaaaaagaatatttcaAGCCTTAGACACAGCAAACAGCTCATATcatgccccccccccccttaaGGATAGTGTTAAAGAatcactacttttttttttgctcattaTTTTCCTTGATCTTTAAGAAAAAGGTGCTTCCATTAAACCTTGAAGTTAAGTCTTATACCATTAAactacaaacaaaaacattctcGTCACAGAGAAAGCCTTCAGTTCAATAAAGCTAGGCAATACATGATGCAATCAAACCTTGGCAAGAGGAGCAAGACAATTCGTTGTACAGCTTGCATTAGAAACAATGTCCATTTTTGGGTTGTATGTCTTCTCATTCACTCCTACCACAAACATTGGTGCATCCGCCGATGGAGCTGATATTACAACTTTCTTGGCACCAGCCTAGAGTGTAAAAAGATAAAGCTCAAATTAAGATAATGGAGACGAGATGAATGAGACAACACTTAATACACAGGTAATTGAATACCTTCAAATGTGATGAAGCTTTCTCCACTGTTGTAAAAACTCCTGAAGACTCAATGACATAATCAGCCCCAAAATCACTCCATGGGATCTCTGCAGGATCTCtgaatacatgaacaaaattTGCACATGTTAATCTGTTGTTTAGAACTCTTTAACACTTTGTAAACCAGTACATTTGTAACATCTATTGTAATTATAAGAGCCCAACTCATGATACCTTTTGCTCACAACTTTAACATGCTTCCCATTAATTTCCAAAGTAGAGTCATCCAAAATATTAATGGACCCCTTGAATGGACCATGAGTAGAATCGTATTTGAACATGTATGCCTATAAGAgataaagaataattaaaagCAAAATGTAAATAGGGTCCAATTACaaagagaataaattaaatataaatcaaaaaCCAAGCATCAGCCATAAATGAATTAGAAAAAGATACATgaacaacaattaaaaataaaacaaaagatgaatttatttattgaaaaaattggaATACAAGTGTACAACAATACACTCATCAATTCCTCATAATGTTTTAGAGCATCTATTGTCATTGCGTGTACTGCACAGCATGACAGTCTACTTCTACAGCATACCACCTTTAATCCAGAAAAATACTGGCACAAATATTCCCAGGTTCCCAACAAATGTCACAAGACCTACTTCTCACATGATTGGGGGTTGAGCAAACAGATAAAGTCCTCTTATTTTGTACCGAAACAAGAAAGTCTCTTTAATTTATGGTTCCATTTGAGACTCAGTCATACAAAGCAAAAGTAAATGAGGAAATTCTAAAATAGAGCAGTTGCAGTTTTTTGTATGTTTTCAAACAGATCACAAATTGGATTCTCCTAAAGTATAGACAAGGCTTCAGGTGAAAATAATAATACCCTAAATAAATCTCAAGATATGTAAAATAGCAAAAGGCAAGAGGCAGTAAGCAACATAGACCATAGTAGAAGAACATCCAAATTGAATCATCATAACAGATACAAGATAAATTTATGTCACTTCAAATTGGTGGCATGGTAGGCATCCAAGATCAGAGCATTCTACTAACAAGTTTGGTTTAGCtaattttgaagaaataatcacttttttttccagCTTCCCAAGAGAGCTTTTCAAAAATAGGTGAGAATTTCTTCAACTTTAATCTTTACCAAACATTCTACTATATAAATCTAAATCTTAAATGTTAGGCAACACAAGAAACAAAAAGCAAAGAACTTTGCGATAGATGTATATATCACCATATGTATACAAACACATGcaagaaaatacaaatttaatttagcCTATCAGTATAATAGcaaaattatgaatataataTAGTATAAGCAAAATGATCATTAAGGTAATTGCATAAATTTACATACCATATATTTCGCATCAATAAATGGATCATTAATTgcaacaacatcaacatcatctcggAAAGTAGCTACACGTAACACCAACCTTCCAATTCTACCAAAACCTGCACATTTAAGCATAAGTATATGTAAGTTATCTAAAGACAAACAGAAGAATTCCATGAATAAGCTTTCCATTCTAAAACAAAGTTTTCCGTTCTAAAACAAAGTTTTCATCTTCAATATAACTACATTTTAGATGATACTGTTTAACTGTTTCTTTTGGCTCAGGCGACTGATATGCAAGTTCCTAAGACCAAACTAAAAATAAGTCAAAGAATTTAATCGTCTACTGTTGTCTTTCATTTATAACTTCATTGAGAAATCTACCTCAACATTTTTGCAAAGCTCCTCCAATAAAATCAGGATTTCACAAAAATGACATTGTTAAAAGCATACAGATTTGCAACAAAATTAGGACATAATTGGTTACTGTCTTCAAACATTACCCACGAATGAGGAGGCTACCAATATCATCTAAAGCAATTAGACAGTTTGAGGAAGCTTTACAAACATATTTACACATGTCACAGTCATAAGCAAAAGAAGTCCCTTAGAATATAAAATAGTCGAGCTACTCTAGGGAAGCtagaaaattgaaaagaattttGTATTCAGTGGAAAATTGAAAgtgcataataaaattaaatgcagCAAGTCGATACAAGAAACTACAAAGGGAACTCTGATAACAAGAAAGTTACCATTTATTCCAACTCTTGTCTTCCCAGTGCTCCTTGATTCTGAACAGACCAGACCAACAACAAGTAAGAATCAAGAAATTGCATGCAAATCACCCTAATCTTAACACAATAGTGATGCTATTCTTACGCTGGGTGGGGAGAGGGATTTCCGTTGCTGTGGCTTTAATAGGCTGGATCCCACGACCATTGCAATTTCTGTGCATAAAACCACATACTATTAAAGGAACCGAAACAGTAAAAGAAGAGCACTAGGTAAAAAAGTTTGAGCTACTCAACTGTAAGACTAAGGAGTCACATTGAATTGAAGTACCAAAAATGCTGCTATGTAATCCCTTGGATTTTAAATTAGAACTTGAGGCATTGGTATATACCTGAATCATAAATCCCACATATAAATTAGTAGAATGTCACATCAAAATAATACACCAATACACTAACTATGAGAACGAAACTCTTCTGAACAATCAAAGattcacaataaataaataaaaaaaaaaaaaatccttatcaACTCTCACAAACTCTATTTTCTTCAGAAAATGCTACAGCTTGTTCCCACCAACCCTACTTTCTGAGCAACCAAACACAGTTTTCCACCAAACCCAAAACCAAACTTTGAGAACTAATCAAGACAACTAAAACAataccaataaataaataaacaaacaaaacaagcgAACAgtccaaggttttaaattgcggcTCATCGTGATTCTTAAAATTGCAAACAAtccatgaaaagaaaaagtcgATTCTCTAatgttcttcaatttttttcagtcggaccattttttaaaacctcatcaaaaaaaagtttgtaaaCAAGTTTCCTCCAGATTTTCCAAGAAAAAACGAAT harbors:
- the LOC114406389 gene encoding glyceraldehyde-3-phosphate dehydrogenase GAPCP1, chloroplastic-like is translated as MAASSLLRSALLAPSSCDRPKVYTNASSSNLKSKGLHSSIFGTSIQCDSLVLQNCNGRGIQPIKATATEIPLPTQQSRSTGKTRVGINGFGRIGRLVLRVATFRDDVDVVAINDPFIDAKYMAYMFKYDSTHGPFKGSINILDDSTLEINGKHVKVVSKRDPAEIPWSDFGADYVIESSGVFTTVEKASSHLKAGAKKVVISAPSADAPMFVVGVNEKTYNPKMDIVSNASCTTNCLAPLAKVVNEEFGIVEGLMTTVHATTATQKTVDGPSMKDWRGGRGAAQNIIPSSTGAAKAVGKVLPELNGKLTGMAFRVPTPNVSVVDLTCRLKKNASYEDVKAAIKYASEGPLKGILGYTDEDVVSNDFVGDSRSSIFDAKAGIALSASFVKLVSWYDNEWGYSNRVLDLIEHMALVGAQN